A window of the Streptomyces finlayi genome harbors these coding sequences:
- a CDS encoding cobalamin B12-binding domain-containing protein — MTAERSDAIESVRTAFDDHLARADETAAVALVLELLASGVSAEDVLLGLIAPAQAAVGEHWVTNEWSVAQEHAATHVSNRAVSALAAATAVPDHPLGSVVVACPDGEWHTLPAHIVAEVLRLRGFTVRFLGAGVPTAHLISYLHQNGSDLIVLSCMLAVRLPRVYHTIEACRLARVPVMVGGAGFGPDGIWARALGADLYARTAVDAADLLVGQWPPPLSGEPALDHLADGEYTQLVSRRGELLRHLADHLRRHFPPMGRCADDRYEAAVEDLGFLVDFLAAGVFVDDPRVFTDFLLFLAGVLAHRGIPPAGLDLAVQALCEPLSDLPRALTHLAAGRGRLERAGHTWADA; from the coding sequence GTGACCGCCGAGCGCTCCGACGCCATCGAGAGTGTCCGCACGGCCTTCGACGACCACCTGGCCCGAGCGGACGAGACCGCCGCCGTGGCACTCGTCCTGGAACTTCTCGCCAGCGGCGTCAGCGCCGAGGACGTGCTGCTCGGCCTGATCGCACCCGCCCAGGCAGCGGTTGGCGAGCACTGGGTGACCAACGAGTGGAGTGTGGCCCAGGAACACGCGGCCACCCATGTCAGCAACCGGGCAGTCTCCGCACTCGCCGCCGCGACAGCGGTCCCCGACCATCCTCTCGGGAGCGTCGTGGTGGCCTGTCCGGACGGCGAATGGCACACCCTGCCCGCCCACATTGTTGCGGAGGTGCTGCGACTGCGCGGCTTCACGGTGCGGTTCCTCGGTGCCGGGGTACCCACGGCACACCTGATCTCGTATCTCCATCAGAACGGCTCTGATCTGATCGTCCTGTCGTGCATGCTGGCGGTGCGCCTGCCCCGGGTGTACCACACGATCGAGGCGTGCCGACTGGCGCGTGTCCCGGTCATGGTCGGTGGCGCCGGCTTCGGACCGGACGGCATCTGGGCCCGTGCGCTGGGTGCCGACCTCTACGCGCGCACCGCGGTGGACGCCGCGGACCTGCTGGTGGGACAGTGGCCGCCGCCGCTGTCCGGGGAGCCCGCACTGGACCACCTGGCTGACGGGGAGTACACCCAACTCGTCAGCCGTCGCGGTGAGCTTCTGCGGCACCTGGCCGACCACCTGCGCCGGCACTTCCCGCCGATGGGCCGGTGCGCCGACGACCGGTACGAGGCCGCTGTCGAGGACCTGGGGTTCCTGGTGGATTTCCTCGCCGCGGGTGTCTTCGTCGACGACCCGCGCGTGTTCACCGACTTCCTGCTGTTCCTCGCCGGTGTGCTGGCCCACCGCGGTATACCGCCGGCCGGCCTGGACCTGGCGGTCCAGGCCCTCTGCGAGCCGTTGAGTGATCTTCCCCGCGCCCTGACCCATCTGGCCGCGGGCCGAGGACGACTGGAGCGGGCCGGACACACCTGGGCGGACGCCTGA
- a CDS encoding SpoIIE family protein phosphatase has product MEEVHIGGTLVGALPDPDFHQTEIRLAAGELLLLYSDGVTEASGGPTEQEMYGERRLMRDLAACLGMPAGAVAERIDLRSGQWLAGGDHDDLAVLAVQAAAPAAPTDGGQSQ; this is encoded by the coding sequence GTGGAGGAAGTGCACATAGGCGGGACACTGGTCGGCGCCCTGCCCGACCCGGACTTCCACCAGACGGAGATCCGGCTGGCGGCCGGCGAACTACTGCTGTTGTACAGCGACGGTGTGACCGAGGCGAGCGGCGGGCCGACGGAGCAGGAGATGTACGGCGAACGACGGTTGATGCGCGACCTGGCCGCCTGCCTCGGCATGCCGGCCGGCGCGGTCGCCGAGCGTATCGACCTGCGCAGCGGGCAGTGGCTGGCCGGAGGCGACCATGACGACCTCGCCGTTCTGGCCGTGCAGGCTGCGGCCCCTGCGGCGCCGACGGACGGGGGGCAGTCGCAGTGA
- the heR gene encoding heliorhodopsin HeR translates to MATGVTAERLAGLRAWNVGLTLLHLVQALAILFLAGSFSITVTSSLPEGPPGTKAPAPEALFDVPIGWAVAVFLTLAALDHLLTATVCRGTYERDLRRGINRFRWLEYALSATLMVLLIGFYSGITSLNAVIAVIGANVGMILFGWIEEEMNPPGRVVTTMLPFWFGTLVGVTPWLSITYNIVATGAIPGFVYGIVLVQAALFFSFGLNQWLQYRGVGRWSDYAYGEKAYLVLSLVAKSLLAWQIFTGSLAG, encoded by the coding sequence GTGGCCACCGGTGTCACCGCCGAACGCCTCGCCGGGCTCCGTGCGTGGAACGTGGGGCTCACGCTGCTGCACCTGGTCCAGGCCCTGGCGATCCTCTTCCTCGCCGGCAGCTTCTCGATCACCGTCACCTCCTCTCTGCCCGAGGGGCCCCCAGGGACGAAGGCGCCTGCCCCCGAAGCACTGTTCGACGTGCCGATCGGCTGGGCCGTCGCCGTCTTCCTCACCCTCGCGGCACTGGACCACCTGCTGACGGCGACGGTGTGCCGCGGCACCTACGAACGCGACCTCAGACGCGGCATCAACCGATTCAGGTGGCTGGAGTACGCGCTGAGCGCGACCCTGATGGTGCTCCTCATCGGCTTCTACTCGGGCATCACCAGCCTCAACGCCGTCATCGCCGTGATCGGCGCCAACGTCGGGATGATTCTCTTCGGCTGGATCGAGGAGGAGATGAACCCGCCGGGACGGGTGGTGACCACGATGCTCCCGTTCTGGTTCGGGACGCTGGTCGGTGTGACGCCGTGGCTCTCGATCACGTACAACATCGTCGCGACCGGGGCCATCCCCGGCTTCGTGTACGGGATCGTTCTCGTCCAGGCCGCCCTCTTCTTCAGCTTCGGTCTCAACCAGTGGCTCCAGTACCGCGGAGTCGGCCGGTGGTCCGACTACGCATACGGGGAGAAGGCCTACCTGGTTCTCAGCCTCGTGGCGAAGTCACTTCTGGCCTGGCAGATCTTCACCGGCTCGCTGGCCGGCTGA
- a CDS encoding SDR family NAD(P)-dependent oxidoreductase gives MGKLDGKVAVITGGTTGMALAGAKLFVDEGAHVFITGRRQDALDEAVKQIGRNVTGVQGDAADLDDLDRLYDTVKREKGSLDVLWASAGGGEPAPLGEITEAQFDTWFGLNARGTLFTVQKALPLFNDGGSILMTGSNASLGAFPGWSVYAGSKAVQQAWARIWLNELKDRRIRVNVLTPGQVATAKQEELFDEATKRQFESLIPRGQMGRPDEIATAALFLASDDSSYVNGMELVADGGTTAI, from the coding sequence ATGGGAAAGCTCGACGGCAAGGTCGCGGTCATCACCGGCGGCACCACCGGCATGGCGCTGGCCGGCGCGAAGCTGTTCGTCGACGAGGGAGCGCACGTCTTCATCACCGGCCGCCGCCAGGACGCCCTGGACGAGGCCGTGAAGCAGATCGGCCGCAACGTCACCGGCGTCCAGGGCGACGCCGCCGACCTGGACGACCTGGACCGCCTGTACGACACCGTCAAGCGGGAGAAGGGCAGCCTCGACGTGCTGTGGGCCAGCGCCGGCGGGGGCGAGCCCGCCCCGCTCGGCGAGATCACCGAGGCCCAGTTCGACACCTGGTTCGGGCTCAACGCCCGCGGCACCCTGTTCACCGTCCAAAAGGCCCTCCCGCTCTTCAACGACGGCGGCTCCATCCTCATGACCGGCTCCAACGCCTCCCTCGGCGCCTTCCCCGGGTGGAGCGTCTACGCCGGCAGCAAGGCCGTCCAGCAGGCCTGGGCCCGCATTTGGCTCAACGAGCTCAAGGACCGCCGCATCCGCGTCAACGTCCTGACCCCCGGTCAGGTCGCCACCGCCAAGCAGGAAGAACTCTTCGACGAGGCCACCAAGCGCCAGTTCGAGTCCCTCATCCCCCGCGGCCAGATGGGCCGCCCCGACGAAATCGCCACCGCCGCCCTCTTCCTCGCCTCCGACGACTCCAGCTACGTCAACGGCATGGAACTCGTCGCCGACGGCGGCACCACCGCCATCTGA
- a CDS encoding TetR/AcrR family transcriptional regulator yields MPRQSDTRARARDEFARRLADYGYLGVSLDDIAKAVDVKKASLYHHFPGGKPALFMEVADHYTKEASALLQSALATPGTLRDKLLALAASYARGTYNSALSNQIYYATRHLEEDQRAEVSHAYVRGLIQPVTDLMVQAVATGELREADPGFLATAFMELAATVHPPQDDCTPATTDRLAQDVVDLFLRGAGPDTP; encoded by the coding sequence ATGCCCCGCCAGAGCGACACCCGCGCCCGTGCCCGCGACGAGTTCGCCCGCCGACTCGCCGACTACGGCTACCTCGGCGTCTCCCTCGACGACATCGCCAAAGCCGTCGACGTGAAGAAGGCCAGCCTCTACCACCACTTCCCCGGCGGAAAACCCGCCCTGTTCATGGAGGTGGCCGACCACTACACCAAGGAAGCCTCGGCCCTCCTCCAGAGCGCACTCGCCACCCCCGGCACCCTGCGCGACAAGCTCCTCGCCCTCGCCGCCTCCTACGCCCGGGGCACCTACAACTCCGCGCTCAGCAACCAGATCTACTACGCGACCCGCCACCTCGAAGAGGACCAGCGCGCCGAGGTCTCCCACGCCTACGTGCGCGGCCTCATCCAGCCCGTCACCGACCTCATGGTCCAGGCGGTGGCCACGGGCGAACTGCGCGAAGCCGACCCGGGCTTCCTCGCCACCGCCTTCATGGAGCTCGCCGCCACCGTCCACCCCCCACAGGACGACTGCACCCCGGCCACCACCGACCGCCTGGCCCAGGACGTCGTCGACCTCTTTCTGCGCGGAGCCGGCCCGGACACCCCCTGA
- a CDS encoding ABC transporter permease translates to MTLVFFPLSFFTATFVPRDQLGGWMAHAADINPLTPPLEAMRSLLTAPWNEQNLLPGALVALAILVAGAAAAHLTLTRRTRTGV, encoded by the coding sequence GTGACCCTCGTCTTCTTCCCACTCTCCTTCTTCACCGCCACCTTCGTCCCGCGTGACCAGCTCGGCGGCTGGATGGCCCACGCCGCCGACATCAACCCGCTCACCCCGCCGCTGGAAGCCATGCGCAGCCTGCTCACCGCACCCTGGAACGAGCAGAACCTGCTGCCGGGCGCCCTCGTCGCTCTCGCCATCCTGGTGGCGGGCGCCGCCGCGGCCCACCTCACCCTGACCCGCCGTACCCGTACAGGAGTCTGA
- a CDS encoding TetR/AcrR family transcriptional regulator: MTELEKGPTGRRRGRGARERIISASQQLFREQGINRTGMDQLCAAAQVSKRTAYQHFTGKDELVAEYLRRFDPSVLSGVFDRTDLTPRERLLAAFDIPPTTPLCPYIAAAVELHDPQHPASQYARDYKKAVAARLADTAREAGAADPEQLGEQLALLIDGAAARTRVLNADAFPTAAAIAAVLIDNAIPATAGDDRRPEEVSG; encoded by the coding sequence ATGACGGAGTTGGAGAAGGGCCCCACGGGCCGCCGCCGCGGCCGGGGCGCCCGCGAGCGCATCATCAGCGCGTCCCAGCAACTGTTCCGCGAGCAGGGCATCAACCGCACCGGCATGGACCAGCTCTGCGCGGCGGCCCAGGTGTCCAAGCGCACGGCCTACCAGCACTTCACCGGCAAGGACGAACTCGTCGCCGAGTACCTGCGCCGGTTCGACCCCTCCGTTCTGTCCGGCGTGTTCGACCGCACCGACCTCACGCCCCGCGAACGGCTCCTCGCCGCCTTCGACATCCCCCCCACCACGCCCCTGTGCCCCTACATCGCCGCCGCCGTCGAACTCCACGATCCCCAGCACCCCGCATCCCAGTACGCACGCGACTACAAGAAGGCCGTCGCCGCGCGGCTCGCCGACACCGCCCGCGAGGCCGGCGCCGCCGACCCTGAACAGCTCGGCGAGCAGCTCGCGCTGCTCATCGACGGCGCCGCTGCCCGCACCCGGGTCCTCAACGCCGACGCCTTTCCCACCGCCGCCGCCATCGCCGCCGTCCTCATCGACAACGCCATCCCCGCCACAGCCGGCGATGACCGGCGACCGGAGGAAGTGTCAGGCTGA
- a CDS encoding outer membrane protein assembly factor BamB family protein, which produces MPDPQQPWYAQGPPHQPVPGNPYASEGGPQGFGPPTVPTPPPRHRFGRGPVVAAVVALVLVVVAGGAYALSDHWRDEPAKPVAKESPGPSGSASPSGSPAAGGPELSHIPTTKEVAAARKPGESAAWIVDDKTDLPKQINKVHDLWIVGDTAVQALHRKVTAYRLSDGAEVWNVTLPSSVCETPANPTPDGRVVVFHHERPDNNRGNQCNQMRMIDLKTGEQGWRKELDEPGDRDNTFIVNSAISGDTLAVARNMVAITYRMDDGSKLYEIPRENKNKCVPDDVAGGVARLLVSSDCMIAIDRSKNYGQVRELDPRSGKVLWRYRMKTGWSFGSLISMDPVVFTTYNNEDSASDWRITVLDPGGKHRTTFDARDKGFEQCAGDAGGNIQPCRGSGVGKGLIMLGATDQVGAYDLKTGKFLWGVKSDELRRLYPLRAEDGKSMLIYEGATSSRPGRTFVMGPRGAGTEKDVVKHPVATAPYEYEMSMGHTAYVDGRLVLTSTIVSGDEKRKPWREARILSFAPAAP; this is translated from the coding sequence ATGCCCGACCCGCAGCAGCCCTGGTACGCCCAGGGCCCGCCGCACCAGCCCGTTCCCGGCAACCCATATGCCTCGGAGGGCGGGCCCCAGGGGTTCGGGCCGCCGACCGTACCCACACCTCCGCCGCGTCACCGGTTCGGCCGGGGGCCGGTCGTCGCCGCGGTCGTCGCGCTGGTGCTGGTGGTCGTGGCGGGAGGGGCGTACGCGCTCTCCGACCATTGGCGGGACGAGCCCGCGAAGCCCGTGGCGAAGGAGTCGCCCGGCCCCTCCGGATCGGCGTCCCCGTCCGGCTCCCCCGCGGCAGGCGGCCCGGAGCTGAGCCACATTCCGACGACGAAGGAGGTCGCCGCCGCCCGGAAACCGGGCGAGTCGGCGGCGTGGATCGTCGACGACAAGACCGACCTGCCCAAGCAGATCAACAAGGTCCACGACCTGTGGATCGTCGGTGACACCGCCGTCCAGGCCCTGCACCGGAAGGTCACGGCCTACCGGCTCTCGGACGGCGCCGAGGTCTGGAACGTGACGCTGCCCTCCTCCGTGTGCGAGACACCGGCCAACCCGACGCCCGACGGCAGGGTCGTGGTCTTCCACCACGAGAGGCCGGACAACAATCGGGGCAACCAGTGCAACCAGATGCGGATGATCGATCTGAAGACCGGGGAGCAGGGATGGCGCAAAGAGCTCGACGAGCCCGGTGACCGGGACAACACGTTCATCGTCAACAGCGCCATCAGCGGCGACACCCTGGCCGTCGCCCGGAACATGGTGGCCATCACCTACCGGATGGACGACGGGAGCAAGCTCTACGAGATCCCCCGGGAGAACAAGAACAAGTGCGTCCCCGATGACGTGGCGGGCGGCGTTGCCCGGCTGCTGGTCAGCTCCGACTGCATGATCGCCATCGACCGGAGCAAGAACTACGGCCAGGTGCGCGAGCTCGACCCGCGTTCCGGAAAGGTCCTGTGGCGCTACCGGATGAAGACCGGCTGGAGCTTCGGCAGTCTGATCTCCATGGACCCGGTCGTCTTCACCACCTACAACAACGAGGACAGCGCGAGCGACTGGCGGATAACGGTCCTGGACCCCGGAGGCAAGCACCGCACCACCTTCGACGCCCGGGACAAGGGCTTCGAGCAGTGCGCCGGAGACGCAGGCGGAAACATCCAGCCCTGCCGGGGCTCCGGCGTCGGAAAGGGCCTCATCATGCTGGGTGCCACCGACCAGGTCGGCGCGTACGACCTGAAGACCGGGAAGTTCCTGTGGGGCGTCAAGTCCGATGAGCTGCGCAGGCTGTATCCGCTCCGCGCGGAGGACGGCAAGTCGATGCTCATCTACGAGGGTGCCACTTCGAGCCGCCCCGGCCGGACCTTCGTCATGGGCCCGCGCGGTGCCGGCACGGAGAAGGACGTCGTGAAGCACCCGGTGGCGACCGCCCCGTACGAGTACGAGATGTCCATGGGGCACACGGCATACGTCGACGGAAGGCTCGTCCTGACGTCGACGATCGTGAGCGGGGACGAGAAGCGGAAGCCCTGGCGGGAGGCCCGCATACTGTCCTTCGCCCCTGCCGCACCCTGA
- a CDS encoding S1 RNA-binding domain-containing protein produces the protein MGEAVTGVVATGLNDIGVYVHLDDDLGRYLGFLRVPEMSWTRFDSVDDIAPVGREIRAEIISIDFAQEQVSLSMKALQPDPWQHYADTHKGGDTVSGTVTKLVPFGAFVQVEEGVEGLVHLTELVDHDVEHPQEVLAAGDHVRVAILDVDRQRRRISLSLKRAQTE, from the coding sequence GTGGGCGAGGCTGTCACCGGCGTTGTCGCGACGGGGCTCAATGACATCGGGGTGTACGTACACCTCGATGACGATCTGGGCCGATACCTCGGCTTCCTCCGGGTTCCCGAGATGTCCTGGACCCGTTTCGACTCGGTGGACGACATTGCCCCGGTCGGTCGGGAAATCCGCGCCGAGATCATCAGCATCGACTTCGCACAGGAGCAGGTGAGCCTGTCCATGAAGGCACTGCAGCCCGATCCCTGGCAGCACTATGCCGATACCCACAAGGGCGGGGACACGGTCTCGGGAACGGTGACCAAGCTGGTGCCGTTCGGCGCGTTCGTCCAGGTGGAAGAGGGCGTAGAGGGCCTCGTCCACCTTACCGAATTGGTCGATCACGACGTCGAGCACCCGCAGGAGGTACTCGCGGCCGGCGACCACGTCCGCGTAGCCATCCTTGACGTGGACCGCCAACGTCGCCGCATCAGCCTTTCGCTCAAACGCGCCCAAACGGAATGA
- a CDS encoding DUF6480 family protein has protein sequence MTDPLVPPEETPPAEGSTAEAHEERADGGLWEHPGIWVWLIIIGAVIVAAFFIARMISL, from the coding sequence ATGACTGATCCACTCGTGCCTCCCGAGGAGACACCGCCTGCCGAAGGCTCCACTGCTGAGGCGCACGAAGAACGTGCCGACGGCGGCCTGTGGGAACATCCGGGCATCTGGGTGTGGCTGATCATCATCGGCGCCGTCATCGTCGCCGCGTTCTTCATCGCCCGCATGATCTCGTTGTGA
- a CDS encoding NADPH-dependent F420 reductase, whose amino-acid sequence MSSISIIGTGNMARTIGARATAGGNTVEVMGRDQSKAAGLAKALGDGATTGEWGTAPAGDIVIVALLHSGVMPAVTQYGDALANKVIVDISNPFNSTFDGLAHREETSIAQEVAKAAPAGASVVKAFNTVFRHVLEKGRPDVFIAGDNAQAKASVEAFVESLGLRPLDVGGLKMAHWLEGAGVVTVGLANHGVGNLDFALSITELPL is encoded by the coding sequence ATGAGCAGCATCAGCATCATCGGCACCGGGAACATGGCCCGCACCATCGGCGCGCGGGCCACAGCGGGCGGCAACACCGTCGAGGTCATGGGCCGCGATCAGTCCAAGGCCGCCGGCCTGGCCAAGGCGCTCGGCGACGGCGCCACGACCGGAGAATGGGGCACCGCCCCGGCCGGGGACATCGTCATCGTGGCCCTGTTGCACAGCGGGGTCATGCCGGCCGTCACCCAGTACGGAGACGCTCTCGCGAACAAGGTCATCGTCGACATCAGCAATCCCTTCAACTCCACGTTCGACGGGCTGGCCCACCGGGAGGAGACCTCGATCGCGCAGGAAGTCGCCAAAGCGGCCCCGGCCGGCGCCAGCGTGGTGAAGGCGTTCAACACCGTCTTCCGCCATGTCCTGGAGAAGGGGCGGCCCGACGTCTTCATCGCCGGCGACAATGCGCAGGCCAAGGCAAGTGTGGAGGCGTTCGTCGAGAGCCTCGGGCTGCGCCCGCTGGACGTCGGCGGCCTGAAAATGGCGCACTGGCTGGAAGGAGCGGGGGTGGTCACGGTAGGCCTCGCCAACCACGGGGTGGGAAACCTGGACTTCGCCCTCAGCATCACCGAACTTCCCCTCTGA